A window of Sporichthyaceae bacterium genomic DNA:
CACCGAGCCGCGGACCAGTGGTCGGGTGAACGGCAGCACCAGCAGGTAGCCGACGATGTCGGTCAGGAAGCCCGGCGCGATCAGCAAGGTTCCGCCGATGAGCACCAATGCGCCGTCGGCCAGCTCCCGGGTGGGCATCCGCCCGGCCGCCAGCGTCTGCATCAGCGCCTGCCAGGCACGGCGACCCTCGTGGCGGATCAGCCAGGCGCCGATCACGCCGTCGGCGATCAGCAGCAGGATGGTCGGTCCCGCGCCGATCGTCTCGCCGACCTTGACGATCACGTAGATCTCCGCGATCGGCACGAGCAGCAGCGCCAGAATCAAGCCGGGCATGAGGCAGGTCCTCCTCGGGCGCCGCCGGGTTCGCCAGGATTCCGGCGGGCTGCTACGGCGGTGCGGTGTCGGGTCCCTCGGGCAGGGCGACCTCCGCCGGTGCCGTGCTCCCGACGCTAGCCTCCTGTGCCGCCCGGCGTCGCCGCGGTGCGGCCAGAGCGGCGCAGGCCAGGGCCGCGAGGCTCAGGGCGGCTTCCGGCCACCCGCCCAGCCGGTCGGCCCAGGTGCTCCCGGACAGCAGCGGCACCTGGCTGACCACGACCTCCCGGGTGAACTCCTTGGTGCGGTGGCGCACCGTGCCGTCCGGGTCGATCACGGCGCTGATCCCACTGGTGGCGGCCACGACCACGGCCCGCCCGTGCGCGATCGCCTGCAGGCGGGTGATCGCCAACTGCTGCTGCGGCTGTCCGGTGCGGCCGTATGTGGCGTTGTTGGTCTGCACCACGATCACCCGGCCGCCGCCGCGGACCACGTCCCGGACCAGGCCGTCGTAGGCGATCTCGAAGCAGATGACGTCGCCGATCCGAGTGCTGCCGAGGTCGAGCACGCCCGGGGTGTGTCCGGCCTCGAAGTCGCGGGGCACCCGGTGGAACCGGGCGAACAGGGTGCTGACCAGGCCACGCATCGGCAGGTACTCGCCGAACGGCACCGGGTGGCGCTTGGTGTAGAACGCGCCGGGTCCGGTGTTCGGCGACCAGACAATTCCGACGTTGCGGACGTGGGTCGGTCCGGCGTCCAGCACCGCGCCGACCAGTGTCGGCGCCCCGATGTCGTCGACGGCCCCGTCGATCGCGAACTGGACCGGCAGGTGGCCGAAGGGGTCCATGTCGGAGGAGTTCTCCGGCCAGATCACCAAGTCCGGTTTCGGGGCCGTCCCGGCCCGTACGGCCGTGGCCAGGTCGTGGGTCGCCTTGACGTGGTTGGCGAACACCACTTGCTGCTGCTGCGCGGTGTCGTACCCGGCTCGCGGCACGTTGCCCTGGACGAGCGCCGCCGTGGTCTGCGTTGGCCCGCCGTGCGTCACCGGCGCGAGCGCGGCGGTACCGAACACCGCACCGGCCGCCGCCACCGGCACCAGCGCCCGCAATCGAACGGATCGGATCGCGCAGGCCGTCGCCGCCAGCGCCACCCCGACGCCGGCCACCGCCAGCGACACCAACGGCGAGCCGCCCAACGCGGCCAGTCGCACCAGCGGGCTGTCGGCCTGCGAGAACGCCAACCGGCCCCAGGGCAGCCCGCCGAAGGGCTCCCGGGCCCGCAGCGCCTCGACGCCGACCCAGAGGACGGCGTGCGCAACCGGCCAGGCCCGCCACCGCGAGGTCCAGGCCAGCACGGCGCCCAACGGCACCAGGAACGCCGCCTGCAGGCAGGCCAGCGCGAGCACCGCGTCCCAGCCGATCACGTGCAGCCAGCGCAGCAGCACCACGAAGAAGCCGAGCCCGAAGGCCAGACCGAGCACCCCGCCGCGCCGACCGGTCCGCCCCCGGGTGAGCAGACTCAGTGCCGCGACCGCGGCGAAGGCCAGCGGCCACAGGTCGAAGGGTGGGAAGGCCAGGGCCAGTGCGGCCCCGCTCACGGCCGCCGCGACGACCCACGGCAGGCCCTCGAACCGGCGCCGCCGGTCCCGCACACCCGATCGTGAACGGCGCAATCGCAGCGTGGCGGCTCGCAGCATCACCGCGGCCTGCCTCCTGTCGCGCTCCCCACCTCAGCGTAAGGCCGACCGGTCGGGACGGTGCTTCCCGAGCACGGTCCGGCGGGCGCGGCTTTGGCGGGGCCCGCTAAACTAAAGTACAGTTATCGAAATTGATTAACTGCTCGGCCTCGTGCGGAGGAGCAACGTGCACCTGGATCTGTGGATGTCCGTCGCCGGGCTGATCGTCGGCTTCGTCGTCGGGTTGACGGGCATGGGCGGCGGGGCGCTCATGACGCCGATCCTGGTCATCTTCTTCCACACCACCCCGCTGGCCGCGGTGTCCAGCGACCTGGTCGCCTCCCTGGTCATGAAGCCCATCGGTGGCAGCGTCCACCTGCGGCGGGGCACGGTGAACAAGCCGCTGGTCGGCTGGCTGTCGCTGGGGTCGATCCCGGCCGCGTTCTGCGGCGTGCTCGTGCTGCGCGCTGTCGGGGGTAACAACTCCGGGGTCCAGCACACCGTCAAGCTCCTGCTCGGCATCACCTTGCTGGTCGCGGCCACCGGGATCGCGCTGCGGGCGCTGCTCTCGAAGCGGGCCCGGGCGCGCGGGACCACTCCGCCGCCGGTGGTCGTGAAGCCCATCCCGACGTTGCTGATCGGCCTGGTCGGCGGGTTGATCGTGGGCATGACCTCGGTCGGTTCCGGGTCGCTGATCATCGTCGCGCTGCTGTTCCTCTACCCGGGGCTGACCACCGCGGAGATCGTCGGCACGGACCTGGTCCAGGCGATCCCGTTGGTCGGCTCGGCGGCCCTCGGCCACGTCATGTTCGGCGACCTCCGGATGGACCTGACCTCCTCGGTGCTGCTCGGGGCGATCCCCGGCGTGTATGTCGGGGCCCGGTTCTCCGCGCAGGCCGCCCAGGGTGTGGTGCGCCGCGCGTTGGTCGCGGTGCTGGTGGTCTCGGCGCTCAAGTTGCTGGACGTCGGCAACGACGGCCTGCTCGGCGGCCTGGCGCTGCTCGGGGCGATCGGCCTGCCGCTGTGGGCGCTGGTGCGGCACACCGACGGGTTCTCGCGCCGCCCGGCACGGCTCGATGCGGGCGGCTTGGTGCGCCTGCTCGGTCGAGCGGCGGTCGGGGAACGCCGCCCACGGCGGGATTCGGCCGCTGTGCGAAGGCCGGCGGCACGGCCGGTGAATCGGGCCGACACCCGCGCCTGAGGCGGGCTGAACGCCGCGCCGGGCGGACCGCTGGTTTGCGGAGCCGCCCGGCGGCATCTGCTCATGTCCGCGTCCGCGACCTGCCGGCCGCTCGCGCAAGGAAGGCCCGGGAGCCCCTCGGACCGACTTCAGGCTCGCTGGTTGCGACCCTGCCGCCGTTGTCTAATGGGCGCCCGGACCCTTCCCGCGTTCAACCCCCGTTGCCCGACGCACCGTGCCTGCCCTGGCGAGCCGTTGACCGCACCGACATCGAGGTCACGACGCCGACCCCGGTCCACAATCGCCAGTTGATGCCCAGCTTCTCGGCGGGACGTTCACTTGGTTGACGCCGCAGAACGTACCGGTGTCGGCGACGCCGACTCAACCCGGCCGCGACCTGCGAAGATCCACAAAACCCGAGGTCAGCGACATGGGTTTGATGATCGAACCGTGGGTATTTGTTGGTGAATTGCGGCGTGTCGTCCTGATTTGCGTGCTCGTGTCGCGTAAGCGATCACGGCACGACGACGACGGCGTTCGCCGAGGCGACTCGCAAGGGCGGGTCGAGCATCTCCCCTGCCGACTCGGAGCGTTCCGGAAAAGCCCGCCCGTGCACCTCGGCAACCAGTTCCAGGGTCCGGCTGCGGTTGCCCACGGCGACGATCGTCGCCCGGACCTCGATGACGTCGCCGGCCCGGACCGGGGCCGCGAACGTGACGTCGCGGTACCCGGCCAACAGCCCCTCGTCGCGGTCGGTCCGAAGGCAGATTTCCGTTGCCACGTCGCCGAAAAGTCCCATCACGTAGGCACCGTCGAGCAACGCGCCGCCGTAGTGCGCGTCGCGGTGCGAGACGTAGCGGCGATGGGTGACGACCAGACCGACCCGCGAATCCTCGGTCAAGCTGCGCTCCGTTCGGTGACCGCGTGCGCCAGGTAGCTGGCGACCTCACGCGGGGTGGTGCCCCGGGAGAACACCCGGTCGACCCCGAGTTCGGTGGCCATCGCCGGGTCGAAGCGCGGCCCGCCGACGACCAACAGCGGACGGCTGCCGGTCGGGAAGGCCGCCCGCAACGCATCGGCCAGCTCGCGGGTGTTGTGCAGATGGGCATCGCGTTGGGTGACCACCTGGGACACCAGCACGGCGTCCGCCGAATGCTTGCGCACAGCCGCTACCAACTCGTCGATCTCGACCTGGGCCCCGAGGTTGTGCACCATCAGTTCCCGGTAGTACTCCAGGCCTTTCTCGCCCGCGAAGCCTTTGATGTTCAGGATCGCGTCGATGCCGACCGTGTGCGCGTCGGTGCCGATGCAGGCCCCGACCACCACCAGGCGCCGGCGCAGCCGGGAGCGGACCGCACGATTCACCTCGGCCGGGCTCAGCAGCGGGAAATCCCGTTCCGGTATGGGGATCTCGGCCAGGTCGACGGTGTGCTGGACCTTGCCGTAGACCACGAAGAACGTGAACTGCGGCCCGACCGCGCGGGAGTGCACGACGTTGACCGGGTCCAGGCCCATCTTTCGGGCCAGTGCGGCCGCAGCGGCCTCGGCCCGGCTGTCGTGGGGGATCGGCAGGGTGAACGAGACCTGGACCATGCCGTCGTCGGTGGTGTCGCCGTAGGGGCGGACGACTGTTGGCTCGGTCATGCCGCACCTCCGACACCGGCGGCGTCCAGCAGTTCGTCGACCGGGTTGAAGTAGTCCGCGGCCTTGGCGATCACGCCGTCGCGACCGCGCCCGCCCTCCGGCGGGCGGCGCATCAGGCCGAATGTGCCGGACCCGATGGCCGCCAGCAGGCCGGTGCTCTCGATCGTGCGCAGCAGGTCGATGGACTCCCCCAGCACAGCATCGGCCCGGCGGGCGACGAAGGAGTTCGGGGCCAGCTCCAGGTCCTCGTGCAACCGCCCGACGGCGTCCAGCACGTAGCGCACGTTCCGTAGTGCGAGGTCCCGGTCGGACAGGAACGGCGTGACGACGGCCTCGGTCATCATCCCGACCAGCAGGATCCCCTGCCCGGTCAGCGCCCCGGCCAGGTTGAAGAACCCGTCGAGCAGGTAGCCGCGGAAGACGTCGCCGGTCATGTGCTTGGTCGGCGGCATCCACTTCAGCGGCGCGTCCGGGAACAGCGCCCGGGCCAGCATCGCGTGCGCCAGCTCCAGCCGGAACGAGTCGGGCCGGTCTGGGTCGATCTCGAAGGCGTGGCCCAGCCCGAGCTGCCAGTCCGCCAGTCCGGCCTCCTTGGCGAAGTACTCGTTGAGCAACTGCGAGACCGTGACGGTGTGCGCGGCGTCGACGGCGTCGGCGGTGGTCAGGTAGTTGTCCTCGCCGGTGTTGATGATGATCCCGGCGTGGGCGTGGATGCGGCGGGCGAAGCGCTGGTCGGTGAACGTGCGCAACGGGTTGATGTCGCGGAAGAGGATCCCGTACATCGAGTCGTTGAGCATCATGTCGAGGCGTTCGAGCCCGGCCAGGGCGGCGATCTCCGGCATGCACAGCCCGGAGGCGTAGTTGGTCAGCCGGACGTAGCGGCCTAGTTCGGCCGAGACGTCGTCGAGCGCGGCCCGCATGAGCCGGAAGTTCTCCGCGGTGGCGTACGTGCCGGCGTAGCCCTCGCGGGTCGCGCCCTCGGGCACGTGGTCCAGCAGCGACTGCCCGGTCGAGCGGATGACCGCCACCACGTCGGCGCCCTCGCGGGCCGCGGCCTGCGCCTGCGGGATGTCCTCGTAGATGTCGCCGGTCGCCACGATCAGGTAGATCCAGGGCCGCCGCGGCGGGTCGCCCAGCCGGGTGACGAGTTCCTCGCGTTCCCGCCGCCGCGCGGTCACCCGGTCGAGCCCCGCTCCGGCGGCGGCCCGGGCGGCCCGGCGGGCGGCGGGCTCGTCGTCGCCGGTGGGCAACCGGAAGCGGATCGAGGCGGCTGTCGCCTTCTCGGCCAGTTCCCGCAGATCGCCGGCCCCGCCGCGCAGCAGTGCGTCCCAGACCGGGACGGCCACGCCGTGCTCCAGCCCGACCTGCTCGGCGACCGCGGCCACCAGGTGATTGGGCCAGGGCAGGCCCTCCGCGTCGGCGCCGGCCAACCCGGCCAGCCGCAGTACCGCGCGCTCGATCGAGGTGGTGCTGTGCGACCGGGCCAGCTCCACCACCGGGGCCCCGACCCGGCGGGCCAGGTCGCGGGCCTGCGCCACAGTCGCCGGATCCAGGGAAAGCCTCATCGGCCCGTCCCCCACTCCCGACTTGTGCTGCCTGTCCCACGTATTGCGCAGCTCGAACAGGTGGAACAGGCCGCAGAAGTGCGGGAGAGACGGCTCATCGGTGGACCTGCTCGCGCAGGCGGCGCTCGAACATGGCCCGTAGCTCCGGCCGGGTGCGGATCAGGTTCAACGCGATGCGATCGTGCCCCGGGGCGTAGCCGTTGCCGATCAGCATCGTGACGTCGGCGGCCACTCCCTCGGCGCCCAGTGCGGCACCGGCGAACGAGGTGGCCATCGAGAAGAACACCACGACCCCGCCGGGCGCGGTGGACAGCACGGCGCCGTGCTCGGCCCCGGGGACGTCGACGCACACGACCGTGACGTCGGTCGGGCCGCCGCACGCGTTGATGGTCTCGAGCACCGCCAGTGCGTCGCGGGCGTCGGCCACCGCCACGTGGTCGGCCAGACCGGAGTTGCCGAGCGCGAACGCCTCGGCCGAGTCGCGGACCAGGCCGACCAGGCGCCCGGCGCCCGCGGCCCGGGCCGCGGCCAGGGCCAGCGAACCGCTCTTTCCCGCGGCGCCCAGCACCGCTACTGACGGCCGCTTGCGCAGTATCGAGCGCTCCCCCACGACCCGCGCGGTCAACGCCGCGGCGCCGGCCACGTCGAGCACGGCCAGGGCCAGCGGGGTCTCGAGGTCGTCGGGCAGCACCGCGGCAAGGGACCGGGCGAACAGGATCGCGTGGCCACGGGCCGGGACCTGCTCGCTGCGCCCGCTCCACTCGGCCAGCTCGTCGGTGATGCGGAGCGGGGTGAGGGTGAGCGACACGAGCGTGGCCACCCGGTCGCCGACGTGCAGGCCGCTCGGTGACTGCGGGCCGACGTCGGCCACCGTCCCGATCAACATGCCGCCGGAGCCGGTCACCGGGTTGTGCATCTTGCCGCGCTCAGCGACGATCCCGAGCACCGCGTCGCGGACCGCATCCGGGTCCAGGTGGTACTCCGAGAGTTGGCGGAACGACGCGGCGTCCAGATTCAGGCGTTCTACGTCGATGCGGACCTCGTCGGCCCACAGCTGCGGCCGGTCGTCCAGCTGCCATGCGGCCTGCGGCAGGACCGGTGTGGTGTCGCGGACGCGGTGGCGTCCCAGCGGCGACCCGTTCTCCAGATACACCGCGACCTCCTCCCACTTGAGGGGTGCACTGCCGTCCGGTGCCTGACCCGTTCAGCCGGAAGTAGGCAGCGTAAATCTTGCATCAAGCGTATCGTGGACGAGAGATTTTCTTGTCGGATTAGCTTGAGTCGCTGGATCATCCGGTGCGATTCGCCCGGTTTGGAGGATCTGTGGGCACTTCGCGGCAGACGCTCCCAGTGTGCCCCGCCGAACCCGCCGGGCCCGGGCAGCCGTACTCCTACCGGCGCGTCGAACTGGTCGAGCCGGACTGGACGCGGTTCCCGGGCTGGCGCGAGGTCAGCGCGACGCAGTGGGCCGATGCCCAGTGGCAGCGGTCGCACTGTGTGAAGTCGGTGGCGCAACTGCGGGCCGTGCTCGGCGACCTGCTGGACGAGGCCTGCTACGCCGACCTCGCACTGGACGCCCAGACCCACGCCACCATGCCGATGCTGCTGCCGCCGCAGATGCTGAACACGATGGCGCTCGGTGCCCCCGTCGGTGGTCCGGGCAGCTTGGCCGAGGCGTTCCGGGCCGACCCGGTGCGCCGCTACATGCTGCCGATGGCCGCCGACCGCGACGCGGACTGGCCGGGTCACCCGTTCGCCAGCCGCGACTCGCTGCACGAGGCCGAGATGTGGCCGGTCGAGGGCCTGACCCACCGCTATCCGACCAAGGTGCTGGCCGAGCTGACCAGCACCTGCCCGCAGTACTGCGGGCACTGCACGCGGATGGACCTGGTCGGCACCTCGACACCGGCCGTCGAGAAGCACCGGTTCTTGCTAAAGCCCGTCGACCGGCACGACGCGATGCTGGCCTACCTGCGCCGCAACCCCGGGGTGCGCGACGTGGTGGTCTCCGGCGGCGACGTCGCCAACGTGCCGTGGCCACGGCTGGAGGCGTTCGTGGCCGCGCTGCTGGAGATGGAGAACATCCGCGACATCCGCCTGGCCAGCAAGGCGCTGATCGCACTGCCGCAGCACTGGCTGCAGAACGAGGTCCTGGCCGGCGTGGCCCGGCTGGCGCAGATCGCCCGGGCCCGTGGGGTCGGCCTGGCCGTGCACACCCACACGAACAACGCGGCCTCGGTGACCCCGCTGGTGGCGCAGGCAGCCGGGGCGTTGCTGGCGGCCGGGGTGCGCGACGTGCGCAACCAGGGCGTGCTGCTGCGCGGGGTGAACGACTCGGTGGAGGGGCTTCTCGACCTGTGCTTCGCGCTGCTCGACGGCGCGGGGATCATGCCCTACTACTTCTACCAGTGCGACCTGATCCCGGGCAGCGAGCACTGGCGGCTCTCGCTGGCGCAGGCGCAGGACCTGCAGCACGGGATCATGGGTTACCTGCCCGGCTTCGCCACCCCGCGGCTGGTGGTCGACGTGCCGTTCGTCGGAAAGCGCTGGGTCGACCAGTTCGTGGAGTACGACCGCGTCCTGGGCGTCTCGCAGTGGACGAAGAACTACCGGACGGCGATCGAACTCGACGACCCCGAGGCGTTGTCCCGCCACTACCCGTACTACGACCCGATCCGCACCCTGCCGTCGGACGGGCAGGCGTGGTGGGCCGGCGAGGCCCGACGGATGGGGGTCTCGGCGGCACGCGAACGCGCCGCCGGCTGACTCCAGGCCGGCCTGCCCCGAAGCTGACGGAGCCTGCGCTGAGGGTGCGTCAGGCGCGGTGCACCAGTACGTCTCCGGAACCGGTGCGGACGTGCACCTCGAGCAGCTGGTCGGCAGGTGCCGGCCCGGACGCGGGCGGTAGCGAGCTGTGCACGCGGCCCGACCCGGAGGTGACGTCCAGCTTCGCGGCGGTCCCCTCCGGCACCCCGAGCTCCAGGCCGCCGGAGGCCGCGTGCAGGCTGATCGAGCCCCGTAGCGCCGAGCCGATCCGGACGTTGCCCGAAGCCAGCTTGATCCCGACCGAGGACAGCGCCCGGTCCAGGTTCACGTCGCTGGATGCGCCGATCAGTCGGACGTCGCCGCCGGTCTGACCCAGCGTCACATTCCCGGACGCCGACTTAACGTCGACGGTGCCGGTGACCTCGCCGACCCGTACGTTGCCGGAGGCCGAGCGCACCCGCAGGTCGCCGAGCACCCGGTCGGCCACCACGTCGCCGGAGGCCGTGTCGGCCTTGATCGGGCCGGTGGTGCCGAGGACGACGTGGCCGGAGGCGATCTGGATCCTGGTCTCGCCGTAGCGACCGGTGCAGTCGAAGTAGACCGCGCCGCCATGCAGTTCCAGGCGGCTGCCCTCGGGCACCTCGACGGTGACCGCGACCGACGCTCCTGCGCCGAACGCCTGCCACCACTTGTGGCGCGGGGCCTCGATGGTCAGGCGGCGGCGATCGCAGTCGACCCGGGTCGCGCTCGTTGCGGCGACGTCGGCCTGCGAGGCCGGGTCGGCCGGTTGCACCTCGACGCTGGTCACGCCGGCCGTGCTGGTCCGAATCGCGACGGCACCTGCCTGCAGGCAGACCCGGACCCCGATCGGCTCGGGGGTTTGGAAAGTGGGCATGGTCGACCTCCGGTGGAGAAGAAGTGGCCGGCGGGGGTGCGGGTCAGCGCACCCAGCCGCGCAGGTGATTTCGTCCGGTCGGCCAGTCGGTGGCCGGATCGGAGGGTTCGGTGGGATTCACGACGGCCGCAACCGTGCGGACCAGCCAGGCGTTGACGGACAGGCCCTCGGCCGCGGCCGCGGCTTCGACCTGTGCCTTGAGCTGCTCGGGCAGCCGGAGGGTCAGGCGGGCGGTGGCGTCGTCGAGTTCGGCCGGGCGGGCCGAGGCGAGCGGGACGGCCACCCGGTAGTCCGGCGGCGGGTTGACGACGAACTCGGGCTCGCGCCCCCGCAGGCGGACCTCGACGGAGCCGGGCGCCAGTTCGCGGGTGATCTCCTCGGCCGCCTCGGCCAGGGCCTCGAGCAGCGTGAGCCGGAAGCCGGCGTCCAGGGCCGAGGCGAACCGCTCCGCCGCCGCGGCTACGGCCGGGTCGCCCGGGCCCGCGGCGACGAGCAGTTCGGAGTGCAGTCGCGCGACGTGCCCGCTCAAATCCATGACGTCATAGTGACGTCACGATGATGTCGTGGCAAGCGCTTCGCTCAGATCATCGATGATCGCAGCGTTGTTCTCTCATACCTGGGGTGCACCGCGGTCAACGCCCGCCGGGCTGCACCACCCCGTTTACCCGCAGCGTGTAGGGCGCGTAGGTCTGCTGCGTCTCGGTCGGGTCGTCGCAGGAGACCACGGCCACCAGTTCCGGATACGTCGCGAATTCGTGGATCACCGCGGCGGTCAGGGTGAAGTCGAAGGCCCCGTCGACCCGGCGGACCAGCGCCCGGTGGTGCGCGGCGTCGATGCCGACCAGCGCCATCGACCAGTGCTCGACCGGGGTCGGGTTCAGCTGCCCGGGCGAGGCGAACGGGCCGGTCGAGGAGCCGTCGCTGATCAAGGTGTGCCCGACGTGGACCTCGTCGACGTACCACCCGCCGGAATTCACCATCGGGTCGCTCCAATAGCGGAACCCGAGGATGACCGACCGGCCCGCGTACGGCGTCAGATCGAAGCTCTGGGTGACCGGGATCGGGGCGCTGCCGGTCAGGCCTGGTCCGGCCGGGGCGGGTGCGCTCGCAGTCCGGGTGTTGGTGTTGGCGAGCGTTTCGTACGTCTTGCCGCCGTCGGTGGAGACGACCGTGTAGCCCCAGTCGAAGCCGTTCTCCATGCTCCAGCTCGAGGTGTAGCTCAACACCGGGTCGTCGAGCGGAACCGTCGTGCGGAACGCCATCGTCACGTCGCTGGCCGGGGCGTTGCCGCTGAACAGTGCGGGGTGGTCGGTCGGCAACGGGCCGAGGTCCGGCGGGCTGATCGGCGCGGCAGGCTGTTGCCCGGGCACGCCGGGCGGGTTCACCGGCGACAGCAACGGCGTGCGCGGCACGGCCCGCCACAACAGCGGTTCGGCGTCCAGCGCCCGGGCTCCGGAGAACGCCAGCCCCGTCAGGCCGGTGCCCGCCAGCGGTCCGGCGGCGGTGCGCAACGCGACGTAGTCCGCGCCGTTCGGTGCCGCTCCGGGTTTTGCGTAGGCGGCCGGGTTGGCCAGGTTCACCGCGGCGTTCAGCCCGGATGAGGTCACCTTGTCGCGGGCCACGCCGGTCACGGTGCCGTGCTTGAGCAGCCGGTCCAGCAACGTGGAGAGCTCGAAGTCGTGCAGGACCTCGGCGAACTTCGCGCCGTGGCCATATCGGTCCAGCGCGGCCTGCACGCCGGCCACACCCTGGTGCCGGCCGTCGCGGTGCAGGAACTCGAGGATCGCCGCGCCGAAGTGGTCGTGCAGATAGATCATGAACGACCAGGCGATGCCGTAGTCGGCGAGGATCTCCGAGCCGGTGCCCTCGTCGCCCCACACCGTCAGGGAGTTCTCGGGCCCGCCGCACGGCTGCGGGTTCGGGTTGTACCTGGTCCGCACGGTGCCGAAACCGTCGTAGCAGACCAGGTGGCTCTCGAACTTCCGGTCGAAGACCGTGTGCGTGGTCGAGGCGTAGCCGGTCAGGCCGATCGCGTAGTCCGAGAGGCCCTCGTTGACCCAGGTGTGCTCGTTCGGGTCGACGTAGTACTCGAGCAGGTGCTGGTACTCGTGGGCGAAGATCCCCTCGTAGAGCCGAGGTCGGGCCGGTCGGGACTTGCACAGGTCCGCGTCGGGTTGGTCCGGCGGGTTGTCGCCGGTGCGGTGCGCCCAGTCGTAGGCGTCGATCGTCATGACATTACGCCCCGTCAGATCGTTGAACTGCGGGGAGAAGAACCCGGCCACGTAGGTCTGGTTCTTCGGGAAGTCATAGAAGTTGGCGTCGCGGACGTTGTCGACCAGCGTCACGACCTTCGTGCCGTCGCCGGAGAAGTCGAGCCCCTGCACGGTGCTGTCGGCCGACCGCTGCGAGCCGTCGCGGCCCGGTGCGACGCTGAACGCCGCGGACTCCTTGGGCAGGATCGTGCCGTCGTACTCGTGCATCAGCGCGGTGATCTGCGCGTCGGTGACCATGGTGCTGCCCGGCACGCCGCCGCGGCAGTCGCCGGCCGGGAAATCGGTGCCGACGGTGCCGTCCGGCGCCGGGCCGGTGGCCACCCAGACCTCGATGTGGTGGCCGACCCCGCGCAGGGTGAATTCCTTGGTGTAGATCGTGCCCTTCTCCGAGTCCAGCGCCGGCCACATCCGCTTGCTCCCGACCTGCGGCGTCGCCCCGTTCGCGGTGGTGGTCTGCAGCGTTCCGGCGGGAGTGCGTCGCCAGGCGGCCAGCGTTGCCGGGATCGACGAGTCGAGGCGGTAGGTGACGTTGCCGGGCAGTTCGCCGATGTCCGCGGCCGGCTCGGTTCGATCGGTGTCGGGGGCTTCGGCCCGGGCGGCCGCCCCGCCCACCACGGTGGCGCCGCAGATCACGACGGCGGCCGTGGCGAGGCGCAAGGCACGCATGGCCCCACCCTTGCGCCCGGTTCGTCCCGGGGCGTCCTGATTTACCAATACGGCCGGAAGTAGGGAGAGAAAAAGAGCCTTCAGGCCCTGGTCTCCTACTTCCGGCTGCAC
This region includes:
- a CDS encoding FxsA family protein, producing the protein MPGLILALLLVPIAEIYVIVKVGETIGAGPTILLLIADGVIGAWLIRHEGRRAWQALMQTLAAGRMPTRELADGALVLIGGTLLIAPGFLTDIVGYLLVLPFTRPLVRGSVVRWAASRVQIVGPPGARGGPQPGKRESGRPKPGGRVVSGEVIDDGPQPPFGR
- a CDS encoding OAM dimerization domain-containing protein; the protein is MTEPTVVRPYGDTTDDGMVQVSFTLPIPHDSRAEAAAAALARKMGLDPVNVVHSRAVGPQFTFFVVYGKVQHTVDLAEIPIPERDFPLLSPAEVNRAVRSRLRRRLVVVGACIGTDAHTVGIDAILNIKGFAGEKGLEYYRELMVHNLGAQVEIDELVAAVRKHSADAVLVSQVVTQRDAHLHNTRELADALRAAFPTGSRPLLVVGGPRFDPAMATELGVDRVFSRGTTPREVASYLAHAVTERSAA
- a CDS encoding lysine 5,6-aminomutase subunit alpha — protein: MRLSLDPATVAQARDLARRVGAPVVELARSHSTTSIERAVLRLAGLAGADAEGLPWPNHLVAAVAEQVGLEHGVAVPVWDALLRGGAGDLRELAEKATAASIRFRLPTGDDEPAARRAARAAAGAGLDRVTARRREREELVTRLGDPPRRPWIYLIVATGDIYEDIPQAQAAAREGADVVAVIRSTGQSLLDHVPEGATREGYAGTYATAENFRLMRAALDDVSAELGRYVRLTNYASGLCMPEIAALAGLERLDMMLNDSMYGILFRDINPLRTFTDQRFARRIHAHAGIIINTGEDNYLTTADAVDAAHTVTVSQLLNEYFAKEAGLADWQLGLGHAFEIDPDRPDSFRLELAHAMLARALFPDAPLKWMPPTKHMTGDVFRGYLLDGFFNLAGALTGQGILLVGMMTEAVVTPFLSDRDLALRNVRYVLDAVGRLHEDLELAPNSFVARRADAVLGESIDLLRTIESTGLLAAIGSGTFGLMRRPPEGGRGRDGVIAKAADYFNPVDELLDAAGVGGAA
- the lnt gene encoding apolipoprotein N-acyltransferase; the encoded protein is MLRAATLRLRRSRSGVRDRRRRFEGLPWVVAAAVSGAALALAFPPFDLWPLAFAAVAALSLLTRGRTGRRGGVLGLAFGLGFFVVLLRWLHVIGWDAVLALACLQAAFLVPLGAVLAWTSRWRAWPVAHAVLWVGVEALRAREPFGGLPWGRLAFSQADSPLVRLAALGGSPLVSLAVAGVGVALAATACAIRSVRLRALVPVAAAGAVFGTAALAPVTHGGPTQTTAALVQGNVPRAGYDTAQQQQVVFANHVKATHDLATAVRAGTAPKPDLVIWPENSSDMDPFGHLPVQFAIDGAVDDIGAPTLVGAVLDAGPTHVRNVGIVWSPNTGPGAFYTKRHPVPFGEYLPMRGLVSTLFARFHRVPRDFEAGHTPGVLDLGSTRIGDVICFEIAYDGLVRDVVRGGGRVIVVQTNNATYGRTGQPQQQLAITRLQAIAHGRAVVVAATSGISAVIDPDGTVRHRTKEFTREVVVSQVPLLSGSTWADRLGGWPEAALSLAALACAALAAPRRRRAAQEASVGSTAPAEVALPEGPDTAPP
- a CDS encoding MaoC family dehydratase, which encodes MTEDSRVGLVVTHRRYVSHRDAHYGGALLDGAYVMGLFGDVATEICLRTDRDEGLLAGYRDVTFAAPVRAGDVIEVRATIVAVGNRSRTLELVAEVHGRAFPERSESAGEMLDPPLRVASANAVVVVP
- a CDS encoding sulfite exporter TauE/SafE family protein gives rise to the protein MHLDLWMSVAGLIVGFVVGLTGMGGGALMTPILVIFFHTTPLAAVSSDLVASLVMKPIGGSVHLRRGTVNKPLVGWLSLGSIPAAFCGVLVLRAVGGNNSGVQHTVKLLLGITLLVAATGIALRALLSKRARARGTTPPPVVVKPIPTLLIGLVGGLIVGMTSVGSGSLIIVALLFLYPGLTTAEIVGTDLVQAIPLVGSAALGHVMFGDLRMDLTSSVLLGAIPGVYVGARFSAQAAQGVVRRALVAVLVVSALKLLDVGNDGLLGGLALLGAIGLPLWALVRHTDGFSRRPARLDAGGLVRLLGRAAVGERRPRRDSAAVRRPAARPVNRADTRA
- a CDS encoding L-erythro-3,5-diaminohexanoate dehydrogenase; its protein translation is MYLENGSPLGRHRVRDTTPVLPQAAWQLDDRPQLWADEVRIDVERLNLDAASFRQLSEYHLDPDAVRDAVLGIVAERGKMHNPVTGSGGMLIGTVADVGPQSPSGLHVGDRVATLVSLTLTPLRITDELAEWSGRSEQVPARGHAILFARSLAAVLPDDLETPLALAVLDVAGAAALTARVVGERSILRKRPSVAVLGAAGKSGSLALAAARAAGAGRLVGLVRDSAEAFALGNSGLADHVAVADARDALAVLETINACGGPTDVTVVCVDVPGAEHGAVLSTAPGGVVVFFSMATSFAGAALGAEGVAADVTMLIGNGYAPGHDRIALNLIRTRPELRAMFERRLREQVHR